From the Euphorbia lathyris chromosome 6, ddEupLath1.1, whole genome shotgun sequence genome, one window contains:
- the LOC136232747 gene encoding chromatin remodeling protein EBS isoform X2: MAKTRPGVISTPKPGKKDLDSYTIRGTNKVVKAGDCVLMRPSDTGKPPYVARIEGIEADRRNNVKVKVRWYYRPEEALGGRRQFHGAKELFLSDHYDVQSAHTIEGKCIVHSFKNYTKLENVGAEDYYCRFEYKAATGGFTPDRVAVYCKCEMPYNPDDLMVQCEGCKDWYHPACVGMTIEEAKKLDHFVCSECASEDDVKRSHNGFPSSPGADDKCLFRN; encoded by the exons ATGGCCAAAACCAGACCCGGCGTCATTTCCACGCCAAAACCCGGCAAAAAAGACCTCGATTCATACACCATTCGCGGCACCAACAAAGTCGTCAAAG CTGGGGATTGCGTTTTAATGAGACCATCTGATACTGGAAAGCCACCGTATGTTGCCAGAATTGAGGGGATCGAAGCTGACCGGAGAAACAATGTGAAAGTTAAGGTAAGGTGGTATTACCGGCCGGAGGAAGCTTTAGGTGGCCGGAGACAATTTCATGGAGCAAAAGAGTTGTTTTTATCGGACCATTATGATGTGCAAAGTGCTCATACTATTGAGGGGAAGTGTATTGTTCACTCTTTTAAGAACTATACTAAGCTTGAGAATGTTGGGGCAGAGGATTATTATTGTAGGTTTGAGTATAAGGCGGCGACAGGAGGTTTTACGCCGGACCGTGTTGCTGT GTATTGTAAATGCGAGATGCCTTATAACCCGGATGATCTTATGGTGCAATGTGAAGGGTGCAAAGATTG GTATCATCCTGCTTGTGTCGGTATGACCATTGAAGAAGCAAAAAAGTTAGATCATTTTGTGTGTTCTGAATGCGCATCAGAAGATGATGTCAAAAGATCACATAACGGATTTCCTTCATCACCAGGAGCCGACGATAAG TGTCTATTCCGGAATTGA
- the LOC136232747 gene encoding chromatin remodeling protein EBS isoform X1 — translation MAKTRPGVISTPKPGKKDLDSYTIRGTNKVVKAGDCVLMRPSDTGKPPYVARIEGIEADRRNNVKVKVRWYYRPEEALGGRRQFHGAKELFLSDHYDVQSAHTIEGKCIVHSFKNYTKLENVGAEDYYCRFEYKAATGGFTPDRVAVYCKCEMPYNPDDLMVQCEGCKDWYHPACVGMTIEEAKKLDHFVCSECASEDDVKRSHNGFPSSPGADDKVDAKRRKR, via the exons ATGGCCAAAACCAGACCCGGCGTCATTTCCACGCCAAAACCCGGCAAAAAAGACCTCGATTCATACACCATTCGCGGCACCAACAAAGTCGTCAAAG CTGGGGATTGCGTTTTAATGAGACCATCTGATACTGGAAAGCCACCGTATGTTGCCAGAATTGAGGGGATCGAAGCTGACCGGAGAAACAATGTGAAAGTTAAGGTAAGGTGGTATTACCGGCCGGAGGAAGCTTTAGGTGGCCGGAGACAATTTCATGGAGCAAAAGAGTTGTTTTTATCGGACCATTATGATGTGCAAAGTGCTCATACTATTGAGGGGAAGTGTATTGTTCACTCTTTTAAGAACTATACTAAGCTTGAGAATGTTGGGGCAGAGGATTATTATTGTAGGTTTGAGTATAAGGCGGCGACAGGAGGTTTTACGCCGGACCGTGTTGCTGT GTATTGTAAATGCGAGATGCCTTATAACCCGGATGATCTTATGGTGCAATGTGAAGGGTGCAAAGATTG GTATCATCCTGCTTGTGTCGGTATGACCATTGAAGAAGCAAAAAAGTTAGATCATTTTGTGTGTTCTGAATGCGCATCAGAAGATGATGTCAAAAGATCACATAACGGATTTCCTTCATCACCAGGAGCCGACGATAAG GTAGATGCCAAGAGACGGAAGAGATGA